The Tissierella sp. genome includes the window ATAGCTATTTAATTGCTATGGAAGCCTTAAAACTACTGAATAAGTAAAGTTTAGGAGGGTAATAATATGATATCTGCTAATGAGTTTAGAAAAGGTTTGACATTTGAAATGGATGGAGATGTATATGTAGTAATCGATTTTCAACATGTAAAGCCAGGGAAAGGGGCAGCTTTTGTTAGAACAAAGATCAAATCAGTTATGTCTGGTGGTACTAAAGATATTACATTTAATCCAAGTGAAAAGTTTGAAAAGGCTGTTATTGAAACAAGAGAAATGCAGTACTTATACAATGATGGAGAATTGTTTTACTTTATGGACCCAGAGTCATATGAGCAACTTCCTCTTGATAAATCTTCAGTAGAGGAAGCTATAGTCTATCTAAAGGAAAATGATAGTGCGACTATTAAATTTTATCGTGGTAA containing:
- the efp gene encoding elongation factor P gives rise to the protein MISANEFRKGLTFEMDGDVYVVIDFQHVKPGKGAAFVRTKIKSVMSGGTKDITFNPSEKFEKAVIETREMQYLYNDGELFYFMDPESYEQLPLDKSSVEEAIVYLKENDSATIKFYRGKAFEVLPPNFVELEVTATEPGIKGDTSSGATKPATVETGATLNVPLFVNMGDIIRIDTRTGEYMSRV